One window from the genome of Myxococcus virescens encodes:
- a CDS encoding AAA family ATPase produces the protein MSDASPLSRLTAALDAAVFGQQRVLEDLVTAFLARGHVLLEGVPGVAKTLTARSMAGALGLLFTRIQFTPDLMPADILGTNVFQPQDHAFRLVKGPIFTEVVVADEINRTPPKTQAALLEAMEERQVTIDGVSHALPPHFFVVATQNPLELEGTYPLPEAQLDRFLMRVRVGYPEASAETTMLRAFHQREGKPATTRQVLDAPTLLELQSHAARVSCDDSIIQYVVAIVRETRTNPRVRLGASPRSAQALLAASKARAALMGTDFVTPDDVKAVTFSVLNHRLLLKAEAEVEGITADDVLKQTLERVRVPR, from the coding sequence ATGTCCGACGCCTCTCCCCTCTCCCGTCTCACCGCCGCGCTCGACGCGGCCGTCTTCGGACAGCAGCGCGTGCTGGAGGACCTGGTGACGGCCTTCCTCGCGCGCGGCCACGTGCTGCTGGAGGGCGTGCCCGGCGTGGCCAAGACGCTCACCGCGCGCAGCATGGCCGGCGCGCTGGGGCTGCTCTTCACGCGCATCCAGTTCACCCCGGACCTGATGCCGGCGGACATCCTGGGCACCAACGTCTTCCAGCCCCAGGACCACGCCTTCCGCCTCGTGAAGGGCCCCATCTTCACGGAGGTGGTGGTCGCGGACGAAATCAACCGCACCCCGCCCAAGACGCAGGCCGCGCTCCTGGAGGCCATGGAGGAGCGGCAGGTCACCATCGACGGCGTGTCCCACGCGCTGCCGCCCCACTTCTTCGTGGTGGCCACGCAGAACCCCCTGGAGCTGGAGGGCACCTACCCGCTGCCGGAGGCCCAGCTGGACCGCTTCCTCATGCGCGTACGCGTGGGCTACCCGGAGGCATCGGCGGAGACGACGATGCTCCGCGCCTTCCACCAGCGCGAAGGCAAGCCGGCCACCACCCGCCAGGTGCTGGATGCGCCCACGCTGCTGGAGCTGCAGTCGCACGCCGCCCGCGTGTCGTGTGACGACTCCATCATCCAGTACGTGGTGGCCATCGTCCGGGAGACGCGCACCAACCCGCGCGTGCGCCTGGGCGCCAGCCCCCGCTCGGCCCAGGCGCTGCTCGCGGCCTCCAAGGCCCGCGCCGCGCTGATGGGCACGGACTTCGTCACCCCGGATGACGTCAAGGCCGTCACCTTCAGCGTCCTCAACCACCGGCTGCTCCTCAAGGCCGAGGCCGAGGTGGAAGGCATCACCGCGGACGACGTGCTGAAGCAGACGCTCGAGCGGGTCCGAGTGCCCCGGTGA
- a CDS encoding DUF58 domain-containing protein, with amino-acid sequence MSAGRPVPTGLAVALLAAGLLPAALAVASPAFGWLALATDVAVLALCAVDFLRAPRAQSVRVWRRVEPVLSSGTRNAVHVTLERQNAGTAPLHVEVRDEPPEDMASSGHRQSLTLPAARTTPQELTYFVTPPSRGDARFGDVHLRLRGPLGLCARQVRVPATMDVKVYPDLTALTREALALAHASDAPSARTQRRRASEGREFESLREYRPGDDYRHIDWKASARHAHTLVRTWQPEQHQPVLLLLDCGRHMAGRIQERRKLDHAVDAALRLARVGLEAGDVVGVLAFASGVRAYLPPRKGREHLRLITESLYRTEAALEESDYGRAFDFAFARQTRRALVVLFTDLVDPDASASLLTRTLALRPRHLPVVASLLDEDVQAAAHGVPTQTQDAYARQAAARLETEYRRTATTLRDAGALVIRAPARGFGAATLNAYLDVKARGLL; translated from the coding sequence GTGAGCGCCGGGCGCCCCGTCCCCACCGGCCTCGCCGTGGCCCTGCTGGCGGCGGGTCTCCTCCCGGCGGCGCTCGCGGTGGCCAGCCCCGCGTTCGGCTGGCTCGCGCTGGCGACGGACGTGGCCGTGCTGGCCCTCTGCGCCGTGGACTTCCTCCGGGCCCCACGCGCCCAGAGCGTCCGCGTCTGGCGGCGCGTGGAGCCCGTCCTCTCCTCCGGCACGCGCAACGCCGTGCACGTGACGCTGGAGCGCCAGAACGCCGGCACCGCGCCGCTGCACGTGGAGGTCCGCGACGAGCCGCCCGAGGACATGGCCAGCAGCGGGCACCGGCAATCCCTCACCCTGCCCGCGGCACGGACCACGCCCCAAGAGCTCACCTACTTCGTCACGCCGCCTTCGCGGGGTGACGCCCGCTTCGGGGACGTGCACCTGCGGCTGCGAGGCCCCCTAGGCCTGTGCGCGCGACAGGTCCGCGTCCCCGCGACGATGGACGTCAAGGTGTACCCGGACCTCACCGCGCTCACCCGCGAAGCACTGGCGCTGGCCCACGCCTCGGACGCCCCTTCCGCGCGCACGCAGCGGCGGCGCGCCTCGGAGGGCCGGGAGTTCGAGTCGCTGCGCGAGTACCGCCCCGGCGACGACTACCGCCACATCGACTGGAAGGCGTCCGCGCGCCACGCCCACACCCTGGTGCGCACGTGGCAGCCGGAGCAGCACCAGCCGGTGCTCCTGCTGCTCGACTGCGGCCGGCACATGGCGGGCCGCATCCAGGAGCGGCGCAAGCTGGACCATGCGGTGGACGCGGCGCTGCGGCTGGCGCGCGTGGGCCTGGAGGCCGGTGACGTGGTCGGCGTGCTGGCGTTCGCCAGCGGCGTGCGGGCCTACCTGCCGCCACGCAAGGGCCGCGAGCACCTGCGGCTCATCACCGAATCGCTCTACCGCACCGAGGCCGCGCTCGAGGAGAGCGACTACGGCCGCGCCTTCGACTTCGCCTTCGCACGCCAGACGCGGCGCGCCCTGGTGGTGCTGTTCACGGACCTGGTGGACCCGGACGCCTCCGCCAGCCTCCTCACGCGCACGCTGGCGCTGCGCCCCCGGCACCTGCCCGTCGTCGCCTCACTGTTGGACGAGGACGTCCAGGCGGCGGCCCACGGTGTGCCCACACAGACGCAGGATGCCTACGCGCGCCAGGCCGCGGCACGGCTGGAGACGGAGTACCGGCGGACGGCCACCACCCTGCGGGACGCGGGCGCGCTGGTGATCCGAGCCCCCGCGCGCGGCTTCGGCGCGGCCACGCTCAACGCCTACCTGGACGTGAAGGCGCGCGGACTGCTCTAG